A section of the Paenibacillus aurantius genome encodes:
- the nadB gene encoding L-aspartate oxidase has product MFPRYLVDFDMQQLPRARTDVIVIGAGIAGLFTAIKASETKSVLMITKKSLLDSNTRYSQGGIAAVISDEDSPEFHRQDTLVAGAGLCDEAAVSVLVHEGPDGVRDLIRMGTVFDEENGELALTKEGAHSHRRILHAHGDATGAEIVRSLSERTKLDPNIELWDDHYVIDLLTENGECRGALVQKPDGTRVVVEADATILCSGGAGQLFRYTTNPDIATGDGIAIALRAGAEIRDVELVQFHPTALCYPGAPRFLISEAVRGEGAILRNIKGERFMARYHEQLELAPRDVVARAILDEMEATKSTFVYIDITHESEEFVKRRFPTIYGFCLPFGLDLSTDWIPVAPAAHYMMGGVKTDLHGETAVKRLFACGEVSSTGVHGGNRLGSNSLSEAIVFGRRIIERIAALPPLGQGVQQLCVATHRQEPQQQSIVEKRLKLQKIMLREAGIRRDAKGLQRGLDELKRQVAFLDGALTKQEEYEFANLLTCALLTTKAALRREESRGGHYRVDYPKRDDDRWIRHIVFRLTPEGQLEESIQEAGAEPRTDEPQV; this is encoded by the coding sequence ATGTTCCCACGTTATTTAGTCGATTTCGATATGCAGCAGCTCCCTCGCGCCCGGACGGATGTGATCGTCATAGGGGCGGGGATTGCCGGATTGTTTACGGCGATTAAAGCGAGCGAAACGAAGTCGGTGTTAATGATTACGAAAAAATCGCTGCTCGACAGCAATACCCGATACTCCCAAGGCGGCATCGCGGCGGTCATCTCCGATGAAGATTCGCCGGAGTTTCATAGGCAAGACACTTTGGTTGCCGGAGCGGGTTTGTGTGACGAAGCAGCGGTTAGCGTGCTTGTCCACGAAGGGCCGGACGGCGTCCGCGACCTGATTCGAATGGGGACCGTATTTGACGAGGAGAACGGCGAATTGGCCTTGACAAAAGAAGGGGCCCATAGCCATCGACGTATCCTGCATGCCCATGGGGATGCGACGGGGGCGGAGATCGTACGCTCGCTGTCTGAACGGACGAAGCTAGACCCGAACATCGAGCTGTGGGATGACCATTATGTGATCGATCTGTTGACCGAGAATGGCGAATGCCGCGGCGCACTTGTGCAGAAGCCGGATGGGACAAGAGTCGTGGTGGAGGCGGACGCAACGATTCTGTGCTCCGGAGGGGCAGGACAACTGTTCCGCTATACGACGAATCCGGACATTGCTACGGGCGACGGCATCGCGATCGCTCTTAGAGCCGGTGCGGAAATTCGCGACGTCGAATTAGTCCAGTTTCATCCGACCGCCTTGTGCTATCCGGGTGCTCCGCGGTTTCTGATTTCCGAAGCGGTTCGCGGCGAGGGGGCGATCCTGCGCAACATTAAGGGTGAGCGCTTCATGGCCCGATATCACGAGCAGCTTGAACTGGCTCCGCGCGATGTTGTAGCGAGAGCTATTCTCGATGAGATGGAAGCAACGAAGTCGACTTTTGTCTACATTGATATTACGCATGAATCGGAAGAATTCGTCAAGCGCCGCTTTCCAACCATCTACGGCTTCTGTCTGCCATTTGGGCTCGATCTGTCCACGGACTGGATCCCGGTTGCACCGGCAGCCCACTATATGATGGGCGGCGTCAAGACGGATCTGCATGGGGAGACAGCGGTGAAACGATTGTTTGCCTGCGGAGAAGTGTCGTCTACTGGCGTGCACGGAGGCAATCGGCTGGGCAGCAATTCGCTGTCGGAGGCGATTGTTTTCGGCCGCCGCATTATCGAGCGGATCGCAGCGCTGCCGCCGCTTGGCCAGGGGGTGCAGCAGCTTTGCGTGGCGACGCATCGGCAAGAGCCGCAGCAGCAGTCGATTGTGGAAAAAAGGCTGAAGCTGCAAAAAATTATGCTGCGCGAAGCCGGTATAAGGCGCGATGCGAAGGGGCTCCAACGCGGATTGGACGAGCTGAAGCGACAAGTCGCGTTCCTTGACGGAGCATTAACGAAGCAGGAAGAATATGAATTTGCCAATTTGCTTACTTGCGCGTTGCTTACTACGAAAGCTGCTCTGCGACGCGAAGAGAGCCGCGGCGGACATTATCGGGTCGATTACCCGAAACGTGACGACGACCGCTGGATACGTCATATTGTCTTTCGGTTAACGCCCGAGGGACAGTTGGAGGAGAGCATTCAAGAGGCTGGAGCTGAACCGCGAACGGATGAGCCGCAGGTTTGA
- a CDS encoding phosphotransferase enzyme family protein, with the protein MENLQSMITKQWQVKVSGDLRPVDSGTKNVTCFHDENGRPFYLKRKRGAARIAQEELIYHALSKVGISASYPIETVEGRAFTVFEGNRYCLYRPVPGTVVNGFDEKMTFQIGRSLALLHKGLLEINDHELFHDMNIKKQLTEWAIPVVLAEFGNSGAASAKDLFEELQNNFLNRCDTLPHQLIHRDPNSSNMLYAEDKGISFIDFELATYGLRIFDICYFSTGMLMSDYSNTDFRLRWFHLLDVLVKGYRSETPLTQAELDAVFYVIVSIQIIFSAYFSKINKDMALLNFDSLFWIERHKAKIQQVVGT; encoded by the coding sequence ATGGAAAATTTACAGAGCATGATTACTAAACAATGGCAAGTTAAAGTCAGCGGGGACCTCAGACCGGTAGACAGCGGGACAAAGAACGTAACATGTTTTCATGATGAGAACGGACGTCCGTTTTACCTGAAAAGGAAAAGGGGTGCCGCCCGTATTGCCCAGGAAGAACTGATTTATCATGCTCTTTCCAAAGTCGGCATCTCCGCCTCCTATCCGATAGAGACTGTTGAAGGCAGAGCTTTTACTGTATTTGAAGGGAATAGGTATTGTCTGTATAGGCCGGTACCGGGTACCGTCGTGAATGGGTTTGATGAAAAAATGACTTTTCAGATCGGGAGATCCCTGGCCCTGCTGCACAAAGGATTACTTGAAATTAACGATCATGAGCTCTTCCATGATATGAATATAAAAAAACAGTTGACGGAGTGGGCGATTCCGGTCGTTTTAGCGGAATTCGGCAATTCTGGGGCTGCTTCCGCAAAAGATTTATTTGAGGAATTGCAAAACAACTTTTTAAATAGGTGTGATACGCTCCCGCACCAACTCATTCATCGGGATCCGAATTCATCTAACATGCTGTATGCAGAGGATAAGGGGATCAGCTTTATTGATTTTGAATTAGCTACTTACGGGCTGCGCATCTTTGATATTTGTTATTTCTCGACGGGCATGTTAATGAGTGATTATAGTAACACCGATTTTAGATTGCGCTGGTTCCATTTGTTAGATGTGCTGGTAAAAGGATACCGAAGCGAAACTCCCTTAACCCAGGCCGAGCTTGACGCTGTCTTCTATGTAATCGTCTCGATACAAATCATTTTCTCTGCGTACTTCAGTAAAATAAATAAGGACATGGCTCTTCTCAATTTTGATTCTCTTTTTTGGATAGAGAGACATAAAGCAAAAATACAGCAAGTCGTGGGTACGTAG
- a CDS encoding tetratricopeptide repeat protein yields MANNQEDRIWPEEMIRRLRQRPSPFGKAKLRQIDLSKRIGVETRTIQQWENGERLPSAPNLQLLIQIFVVEQKFLRGSERAEAQLLWETVRRFHDDRSRNGRVYPLFDEQWFEAILADASAGSESDVHSGIRSGGSQVRRPDASPQNAAAKYGPTNLPSRMSSFIGRLEQAQEIRQRLAESPLVTLAGPGGSGKTRLAYRVASDACPCYPDGVWLFELASAMDMLSALRIITSVLDVKEQKERPLIESLLDHIRNKRMLLVFDNCEHLIDFCSALIERMLSAAPSIAILATSQEPLNIGMECVWRVPQLTFPTENELRDHVGYDAILSCESVQLFIERATAISPPFRVMEEDLKIVGRICERLEGIPLSIELAAARTNVLSIEQIDERLSDLFAVLTAGKRTAAPRHQSLRATLEWSFTLLTEQERQLLRKLSPFTGGFELEAVEHICADEESNPSLGWFDRQEALDLVASLYNKSFLSVDSAIVAPRRRYSMLETIKQFGIEQWEKHCTDEERERLNSRFVDHYCRLVERAERGFRSRNRDAAFAEIQREYANICSALRKACDLPREVGAAVRMASCLYYYWLHEGTLQEGSAQLRSALATHSQASVQEHAVKAKHGLSVLLWVMGEIEEAENLARQSADEARKLGHPALLASQLRMLTQLASRSGLADEAIRLAEESVLHARDSGDDWNLASSLSSLGNILLVQQKWEQAEPLFIESSTLFEKAKDDLELSGPLRALGYIALNQRRPREALALFKRSIAICQTYQGTWFLALGVEGLASTLCGLEEYRAAAMFIGVSKKLRAKLGSTAQPQFQMIYEQAIRTCRLEYGDEPFNEAIAIGRGMTREQAVSYALEM; encoded by the coding sequence ATGGCGAATAATCAAGAGGACCGGATATGGCCGGAAGAGATGATTCGCAGACTGCGACAGAGACCAAGCCCATTCGGAAAAGCGAAGCTGCGGCAGATTGATCTGTCCAAGCGGATCGGGGTGGAGACAAGGACGATTCAGCAGTGGGAGAATGGCGAGCGACTGCCGAGCGCTCCTAATCTGCAATTGTTAATTCAAATATTTGTAGTAGAACAAAAGTTTCTTCGCGGTTCCGAAAGAGCGGAGGCTCAGTTACTTTGGGAGACGGTCCGTCGATTCCATGACGACAGGTCGAGGAACGGCCGGGTGTACCCTCTCTTTGACGAACAATGGTTCGAAGCGATTCTCGCGGATGCTTCTGCGGGAAGCGAGTCTGACGTTCACTCCGGCATCCGATCGGGAGGTTCGCAGGTTCGCAGGCCCGATGCATCGCCGCAAAATGCAGCCGCGAAATACGGGCCAACGAATCTACCCAGTAGAATGTCCTCGTTTATCGGTCGCCTCGAACAGGCCCAGGAGATTCGGCAACGTCTTGCCGAATCTCCTCTCGTCACGCTTGCGGGTCCCGGGGGGAGCGGCAAGACGCGTCTAGCGTATAGGGTCGCTTCGGACGCCTGTCCTTGTTATCCTGACGGCGTATGGCTATTCGAGCTTGCTTCGGCCATGGATATGCTCTCGGCTCTGAGAATCATCACATCGGTATTGGACGTCAAGGAACAGAAGGAAAGGCCGCTCATCGAGTCCTTGCTGGACCATATCCGGAACAAACGCATGCTTCTCGTGTTCGATAACTGCGAGCACTTGATTGATTTCTGCTCTGCTCTCATCGAGCGGATGTTGTCGGCCGCTCCTTCGATCGCCATTTTGGCCACCAGCCAGGAGCCACTGAACATCGGCATGGAGTGCGTATGGAGGGTTCCGCAGCTCACTTTCCCCACGGAGAATGAGTTGCGGGATCATGTAGGATATGACGCCATTCTGTCCTGCGAGTCCGTTCAGCTGTTTATCGAGCGCGCGACCGCCATATCTCCTCCCTTCCGCGTTATGGAAGAGGATTTGAAGATCGTCGGACGGATCTGCGAACGTCTGGAGGGCATTCCGTTGTCTATAGAGCTTGCAGCCGCCCGGACCAACGTGCTTAGTATTGAGCAAATCGACGAACGGCTGTCCGATTTGTTCGCCGTCCTTACCGCCGGGAAGAGAACGGCTGCCCCCCGTCATCAATCGCTTCGAGCCACCCTCGAGTGGAGCTTCACTCTGCTCACGGAGCAAGAGCGTCAGCTGCTGCGGAAGCTGAGTCCGTTTACCGGGGGATTCGAGCTGGAAGCGGTCGAACATATATGCGCGGATGAAGAATCGAACCCTTCTCTCGGATGGTTCGATCGTCAGGAAGCCTTAGATTTGGTTGCTAGCCTATACAATAAATCGTTTCTATCTGTTGATTCAGCAATTGTTGCTCCTAGACGAAGATATTCGATGCTCGAAACAATTAAACAATTTGGAATCGAACAATGGGAGAAGCACTGCACGGACGAGGAACGCGAACGGCTTAACAGCCGCTTCGTCGACCACTACTGTCGGTTGGTCGAGAGAGCGGAACGGGGATTCCGAAGTCGGAACCGGGATGCCGCATTCGCGGAGATTCAGCGGGAATACGCTAACATCTGCTCCGCGCTGAGAAAAGCCTGCGATCTTCCGCGGGAGGTGGGAGCCGCAGTGAGAATGGCGTCCTGCCTCTATTATTACTGGCTGCATGAAGGCACCTTGCAGGAAGGATCCGCGCAGCTTCGATCGGCTCTCGCGACGCATAGTCAAGCTTCCGTTCAAGAACACGCGGTCAAAGCTAAGCATGGTCTTAGCGTGTTGCTATGGGTCATGGGAGAAATCGAGGAAGCCGAAAATTTGGCCAGACAAAGCGCGGATGAAGCTCGCAAGCTCGGACATCCGGCGCTCTTGGCATCTCAGCTTCGAATGCTGACTCAGCTGGCATCGCGTTCGGGCTTAGCGGACGAAGCGATCCGGCTAGCGGAAGAAAGCGTGCTTCATGCCAGGGATTCAGGTGACGACTGGAACCTCGCGTCATCCTTAAGCTCTCTGGGCAACATCCTGCTGGTGCAACAGAAGTGGGAACAGGCTGAACCCTTGTTCATCGAAAGTTCAACGCTATTCGAGAAAGCAAAAGACGATTTGGAGTTGTCGGGACCTTTGCGGGCATTGGGATATATTGCATTAAACCAGCGGAGGCCCAGAGAAGCGTTGGCACTTTTTAAGAGAAGCATTGCCATTTGTCAAACTTATCAGGGAACGTGGTTCCTCGCGCTAGGAGTCGAGGGGCTTGCAAGCACATTGTGCGGGCTGGAAGAATATCGCGCGGCAGCTATGTTTATCGGCGTCTCCAAGAAGTTACGTGCGAAGCTTGGTTCCACGGCTCAGCCCCAGTTTCAAATGATTTACGAACAGGCGATACGAACCTGTAGGCTAGAATACGGCGATGAACCGTTTAACGAGGCAATTGCGATTGGAAGAGGAATGACAAGAGAACAGGCCGTTTCTTATGCGTTAGAGATGTAG
- a CDS encoding Ldh family oxidoreductase, with protein sequence MPESIKISISEMTHWCKSILHKWVEDDYVVNTWTEIQINRDIIGDFPRGTARLESIIDRINSGMVTKQLEVTTELITPISARVFSTYRNWPDEVARKGASLASSLADTYGIGIVAVPKPNIIGEGLKPILSANQIGLIITQNNPLLNKGITDLNVIGNNPLAIGAPGTPPFLFDGSLSAHDVRHSAVGLKEIADQYGILPPGIVQDANGEASQDLNILYKILEGDRSCGSFPPLGGTKGLWLAMGMEFIAGALTGGFFGNAPGKPWGEGAIIFAFDSKLFNSAPMIKQIQDYLKQFKTYPGYHSFEISNQVRSRGWIEYPKSQLDSIIRVSNRSGIHMNFQSLR encoded by the coding sequence ATGCCTGAATCCATAAAAATAAGTATCTCGGAGATGACTCATTGGTGTAAGAGCATTCTACACAAATGGGTGGAAGATGACTACGTTGTAAACACGTGGACAGAAATACAAATCAATCGTGATATTATTGGTGATTTTCCAAGAGGTACTGCACGGCTCGAATCAATTATTGATAGAATTAATAGTGGAATGGTGACTAAGCAATTGGAAGTCACAACGGAGCTTATTACACCAATTTCAGCTCGTGTTTTTTCTACTTATAGAAATTGGCCTGATGAAGTCGCCAGGAAAGGTGCGTCACTTGCATCATCCCTAGCTGATACGTATGGAATTGGGATCGTCGCGGTGCCTAAACCGAACATCATTGGGGAAGGATTAAAACCGATTTTATCAGCAAACCAAATAGGGTTAATAATAACGCAAAACAACCCATTACTGAATAAAGGCATTACCGATCTAAATGTTATTGGTAATAATCCGCTTGCCATAGGTGCACCAGGTACCCCGCCCTTTTTATTTGACGGTTCTTTAAGTGCTCATGATGTTCGTCACTCAGCGGTCGGGCTAAAAGAAATTGCTGACCAATATGGAATACTTCCTCCTGGAATCGTACAAGATGCCAATGGTGAGGCATCTCAAGACTTAAATATCTTGTATAAGATTCTCGAAGGAGATCGAAGTTGCGGATCTTTTCCGCCCTTGGGTGGAACCAAAGGTCTTTGGTTAGCAATGGGTATGGAGTTTATTGCAGGTGCATTAACTGGGGGATTTTTTGGAAATGCACCAGGTAAACCCTGGGGAGAAGGGGCTATTATATTTGCATTTGACTCAAAATTATTTAACTCAGCTCCTATGATCAAACAAATTCAAGATTATTTGAAGCAGTTTAAGACCTATCCAGGCTATCATTCTTTTGAAATAAGTAATCAAGTAAGGAGCAGGGGATGGATTGAATATCCCAAGAGTCAACTTGATTCAATTATTCGTGTCAGCAACAGATCAGGTATCCATATGAATTTTCAATCATTACGTTAA
- the lspA gene encoding signal peptidase II: MIYYAIALFVLLTDQYSKWIIRNKLSLNESRPIIEDVLQITSVRNGGVAYGILEGQHWFFVAITVIIIGGILWYIRKMLREKKKILAIASCFILGGAIGNLTDRIFYGKVVDFIQFNFHFTIFEHVFYPLQIFNIADSAIFFGVVLIFANASFEWIKESRVKKAY; encoded by the coding sequence TTGATTTATTATGCTATTGCATTATTCGTCTTATTAACTGATCAATATTCCAAATGGATTATTAGGAATAAACTTAGTTTGAATGAATCCCGTCCTATAATTGAAGATGTCCTTCAAATCACTTCAGTCCGTAACGGAGGAGTTGCTTATGGTATTTTAGAGGGGCAACATTGGTTTTTTGTTGCAATTACTGTAATTATTATAGGTGGTATTTTATGGTACATTCGCAAAATGTTGAGAGAAAAAAAGAAAATCTTAGCAATTGCAAGCTGTTTTATTTTAGGTGGAGCGATCGGGAATCTTACGGATCGAATATTTTACGGTAAAGTGGTGGACTTCATTCAATTTAATTTTCATTTTACAATTTTCGAACATGTGTTTTATCCGCTTCAGATTTTTAACATAGCAGATTCAGCTATTTTTTTTGGCGTTGTACTTATTTTTGCCAATGCTTCTTTTGAATGGATAAAAGAGAGTAGAGTTAAGAAAGCCTATTAA
- a CDS encoding histidine phosphatase family protein, with product MITNFFLVRHAIKEKAKGDVSITPDGIMQAQLTARYLSSSPIKAVVSSPLRRARETAKYIASATRSEVTEDIRLRERANWGDLPEQTFDEFVEMWEQCTRDPDYIPPVGDSAKQACMRLSSLLSELGNIHPPESNIVIVTHGGLITDFLVNAIPESELNVWHPSFIEEQSNLVPECSITKLNYDNGKFSIDDFANVEHLK from the coding sequence ATGATTACAAACTTCTTTTTGGTAAGGCATGCTATTAAGGAGAAGGCAAAAGGGGATGTTTCAATAACTCCTGATGGCATTATGCAAGCACAACTGACTGCTAGATATTTGTCGAGCTCCCCTATAAAAGCAGTTGTTTCAAGTCCACTCCGTAGAGCTAGAGAGACAGCTAAATACATCGCATCAGCAACGAGATCAGAAGTGACAGAGGATATTCGTTTGCGCGAACGCGCTAACTGGGGGGACTTACCTGAGCAAACCTTTGACGAATTCGTGGAAATGTGGGAGCAATGTACACGTGATCCTGACTATATACCTCCTGTAGGTGATTCAGCAAAACAGGCATGTATGCGCCTTTCATCTTTATTATCGGAATTAGGCAATATACACCCACCCGAAAGTAACATTGTAATTGTTACTCATGGTGGATTAATAACCGATTTCCTAGTTAATGCCATTCCCGAATCCGAGTTGAACGTTTGGCATCCTAGTTTTATAGAAGAACAAAGTAACCTTGTTCCTGAATGTTCAATAACGAAACTAAATTATGATAATGGAAAGTTCAGCATAGATGATTTTGCGAATGTAGAGCACTTAAAATAG
- a CDS encoding GNAT family N-acetyltransferase, with product MTTEKRIRPLFLVFPHNRLKTPLQVPRLSDEYQLRTYQKGDEVSLAKLLAYEGWKNDEEHINEFLDHVIPEGLFFVVHKDTGEVISTASALHHPSSPHWHFPFGGDMGYVITSPEHRGKGMGYAVSVAATVRLLQAGYKNIRVVTKDHRLSAIKIYLKIGFVPFLYTEDSEDRWSKICRNLNWSFTPKEWIKPDKQRAD from the coding sequence GTGACAACGGAAAAACGGATTAGACCGCTTTTTCTTGTGTTTCCGCATAACCGTCTAAAGACACCGCTGCAGGTTCCGAGGCTAAGTGACGAGTATCAATTGAGAACCTATCAGAAGGGTGACGAAGTTAGTCTTGCTAAATTATTAGCGTATGAAGGATGGAAAAATGATGAGGAACATATTAATGAATTCTTAGATCATGTCATACCCGAGGGATTATTTTTCGTAGTTCATAAGGATACAGGCGAAGTTATAAGTACGGCATCGGCTCTTCATCATCCTTCATCACCCCATTGGCATTTTCCATTCGGTGGGGACATGGGTTATGTGATTACTTCACCAGAACACCGTGGCAAAGGAATGGGATACGCTGTTTCCGTTGCTGCTACCGTACGTCTACTTCAAGCTGGGTATAAAAATATCCGTGTAGTTACAAAGGATCACCGTCTATCTGCCATTAAAATTTATTTGAAAATTGGCTTTGTACCATTTCTCTATACAGAGGATAGTGAAGACCGCTGGAGTAAAATTTGCCGTAACCTGAATTGGTCTTTCACCCCGAAGGAATGGATTAAGCCAGATAAGCAGCGAGCTGATTAA
- a CDS encoding tautomerase family protein — MPFIRIALMKGKSAEYQKKVGDTVYQAMIDTLNVPANDRFQNFTSRSLRLVN, encoded by the coding sequence ATGCCATTCATACGCATCGCATTGATGAAGGGAAAATCGGCGGAGTATCAAAAGAAAGTAGGGGATACCGTGTATCAGGCGATGATCGACACGTTGAACGTCCCGGCGAACGACCGGTTCCAGAACTTCACGTCTCGATCTCTTCGGTTGGTTAACTGA
- a CDS encoding class I SAM-dependent methyltransferase: protein MDKNSVYKPNIIGAGEVGCASPVDMDKDAVYKTNSLYWNTKGNDFLGAIVLPFYGAYVSEEKFRLFGDVAGKKLLEIGCGNGQSLQYQGERHASELWGMDLSENQIEKARQHLSSCGLSANLICSPMEEECGIPEDYFDFVYSIYAIGWTTDLEGTFCRIASYLKKDGVFIFSWSHPIHKCVVAEKNGLAFKKNYFDESWHSVSLDEGELTLSDRKLSTYVNALAKAGFVIVQMIEESDEELMQSRNADSDFAKKAKMLPVTFVIKARKL from the coding sequence ATGGACAAGAATTCAGTATACAAACCAAACATTATAGGCGCTGGGGAGGTGGGCTGTGCCAGCCCGGTCGACATGGACAAGGATGCCGTCTATAAAACAAACAGCTTGTATTGGAACACAAAAGGAAATGACTTCTTAGGAGCCATCGTGCTTCCTTTTTACGGAGCCTATGTCTCAGAAGAAAAGTTCCGGCTTTTTGGCGATGTCGCAGGGAAGAAGCTGCTGGAAATAGGCTGTGGGAACGGGCAATCCTTGCAGTATCAAGGGGAACGCCACGCATCGGAACTATGGGGCATGGATCTATCCGAAAACCAAATCGAAAAGGCAAGGCAGCATTTGTCCTCGTGCGGTCTTTCGGCAAACTTGATCTGTTCTCCCATGGAAGAAGAATGCGGCATACCAGAGGATTATTTTGACTTTGTTTATTCGATTTATGCCATAGGCTGGACCACCGATTTGGAGGGGACCTTTTGCCGGATCGCTTCTTACCTTAAAAAAGACGGCGTCTTTATTTTCAGTTGGTCTCACCCTATCCACAAATGTGTTGTGGCCGAAAAAAATGGGCTTGCTTTCAAAAAAAATTATTTCGACGAATCTTGGCATTCGGTATCTCTTGATGAAGGGGAGCTGACCTTATCGGATCGGAAACTATCCACCTATGTGAATGCGTTGGCAAAAGCGGGATTTGTGATTGTGCAAATGATCGAGGAGTCCGATGAGGAACTTATGCAATCGCGAAACGCTGACAGCGACTTTGCCAAAAAGGCTAAGATGCTTCCTGTCACTTTTGTAATCAAAGCCAGAAAGCTGTAG
- a CDS encoding NIPSNAP family protein: MLYELRIYTIYEGRMDAIQDRFKEHTFKIFTRLGMKVVNFWIDATGQNKLYYVMEFKDMAQRQRLWEQFKKDNEWIQVKSNSEENGGLIIENIDVYFMNQAEFFRLGN; this comes from the coding sequence ATGCTATACGAGTTGCGAATCTATACGATTTACGAAGGTCGAATGGATGCCATTCAAGACAGATTTAAGGAGCATACGTTTAAAATTTTTACAAGACTGGGAATGAAGGTCGTGAATTTCTGGATAGATGCAACAGGCCAAAATAAACTATACTATGTGATGGAATTTAAGGATATGGCGCAGCGTCAAAGGCTATGGGAGCAGTTTAAGAAAGACAACGAATGGATTCAAGTAAAAAGCAACTCGGAAGAAAACGGAGGGCTCATAATCGAAAATATTGATGTATATTTTATGAATCAAGCTGAATTTTTCAGATTGGGAAATTGA
- a CDS encoding SIS domain-containing protein, whose amino-acid sequence MEAYYRAVTQVLETVQTTQQEAMEKAAAACAKAIASKRAIYLFGTGHSHMLAEEPYYRAGGLVPVIPILETGLMLHEGAVKSTKLERLTGYAAILLEQAAVGDGDVLFIISNSGINALPVEMAEEASRRGAAVIALTSLAHSRNAVSRSASGAKLYELADIVLDNGGVPGDAAVTLEGMDVPIAPTSTIAGAFILNSIVVLTCKRLLEAGIEPPVFRSANVAGGSSHNDRLIEELRQAGARLRL is encoded by the coding sequence ATGGAAGCTTACTACCGGGCGGTTACGCAGGTGCTGGAGACGGTTCAGACGACCCAACAGGAAGCGATGGAAAAAGCCGCGGCGGCGTGCGCCAAGGCGATTGCCTCCAAGCGGGCGATTTATTTATTCGGGACGGGGCATTCCCACATGCTGGCGGAGGAGCCGTATTACCGGGCCGGCGGGCTTGTTCCCGTGATCCCGATTCTCGAAACGGGGCTCATGCTTCACGAGGGTGCGGTCAAAAGCACGAAGCTGGAAAGGCTGACCGGCTATGCGGCTATTTTATTGGAGCAGGCAGCAGTCGGAGACGGGGACGTGCTGTTCATCATTTCCAACTCGGGCATTAATGCCCTGCCTGTGGAAATGGCGGAGGAGGCAAGCAGGCGGGGGGCTGCCGTTATCGCCCTTACGTCCCTGGCGCATTCGCGGAATGCCGTCTCCCGTTCGGCGAGCGGTGCGAAGCTGTACGAGCTCGCGGATATCGTGCTGGACAACGGAGGGGTGCCGGGCGACGCGGCGGTGACGCTCGAAGGAATGGACGTGCCGATTGCGCCGACCTCCACCATCGCCGGGGCCTTCATCCTGAACTCCATCGTGGTTCTCACCTGCAAGCGGCTGCTCGAGGCGGGAATCGAGCCTCCCGTCTTCCGGAGCGCCAATGTGGCGGGAGGCAGCAGCCATAACGACCGGCTGATCGAAGAGCTGCGGCAGGCCGGCGCCCGGCTGCGCTTATGA